In Persephonella sp., the DNA window GAATATACAGCACTACCGGGACGAACTTAAGGATCTAAAAGTTGTTGTGGTTGTCCACGGAAATGGGTATAGATTTTTCATAAAAAATCTTGAAAGATCCCCCTATAGGGAAGATAATGTGCTAAGAAAAAAACAGAAAGAACTTAAAGAAAGGCTTGAGAACTTAGTTAAATTTTACAACATCAGGTTTGAAGTATGCAGTTTAGGACTGAAAGCAAAAGGGATATCAGAAGACAACATCTATCCTTTTGTAAAGCCTGTTTTCTCAGCTCTTAAAGGGATAGTTCACTGGCAGAATGAAGGATACGCTTACATGTTATTTGAGTAGGAGGCT includes these proteins:
- a CDS encoding DsrE family protein, whose protein sequence is MNRAAGLLIFLFLFYFSSSQEVEKVVIDFRSGDINRFENYILKGLAQNIQHYRDELKDLKVVVVVHGNGYRFFIKNLERSPYREDNVLRKKQKELKERLENLVKFYNIRFEVCSLGLKAKGISEDNIYPFVKPVFSALKGIVHWQNEGYAYMLFE